In Pseudomonas sp. Leaf58, one DNA window encodes the following:
- a CDS encoding sensor domain-containing diguanylate cyclase, with amino-acid sequence MCAARKQEEEGLFAVTGEGRAVALFRLVLAFMLVVMLTFVMVEGWRIWRDYRHAFSNAENMVTNLARATAQHAEDAIRQVDVITAALAERLQGDGFDHIDRPRLHALLVQQKNIMPQLHGLFVYGPDGSWIVTDQAAPPANANNADRDYFIYHRTHADRGVHIGSVVRSRSTGDLIIPISRRLEYPDGSFAGVLLGTIKVGWFVRYYGDFKIDERGALVLAKRDGTVLVRRPFLEQVVGRSLASSEIFRNHLPYASEGVAEAVAVVDGTPRLYAYRALSSYPLVVEAGLSRESIVAPWRHDAIKSVAVLLLLLVGLAAFGGVVLRQLRERIVIERALHQAHQTLKALALTDSLTGLGNRRRLDAVFEPELRRARRQGYPLALVMLDLDYFKAYNDRYGHPAGDQCLRRFAEVLQQALKRPADLAVRYGGEEFTLLLPDTDGHGAQLLVQEVQQLLRRQPLEHAGSPLGRVSFSAGIAVGDLAREGVTAERLMAAADAALYQAKQQGRDGYCVAQSAMVGAGQ; translated from the coding sequence ATGTGCGCAGCCAGGAAACAAGAGGAAGAGGGACTGTTCGCGGTAACCGGCGAGGGCCGCGCCGTGGCGTTGTTTCGCTTGGTCCTGGCGTTCATGTTGGTGGTAATGCTGACCTTCGTCATGGTGGAAGGCTGGCGCATCTGGCGCGACTACCGGCATGCCTTTAGCAACGCAGAGAACATGGTCACCAACCTGGCCCGGGCCACAGCGCAGCACGCCGAAGACGCCATCCGCCAGGTGGACGTCATCACCGCAGCGTTGGCCGAGCGCCTGCAAGGTGACGGTTTCGACCACATCGATCGGCCGCGCCTGCATGCCTTGCTGGTCCAGCAGAAAAATATCATGCCGCAGTTGCACGGGTTGTTCGTGTATGGCCCGGATGGCAGCTGGATCGTCACCGATCAGGCGGCCCCCCCGGCCAACGCCAACAATGCCGACCGAGATTATTTCATTTACCACCGCACCCATGCCGACCGTGGCGTACATATCGGCTCGGTGGTGCGCAGCCGTTCCACTGGCGACCTGATCATCCCCATTTCACGGCGCCTGGAGTACCCCGATGGCAGCTTCGCCGGGGTGCTGCTGGGCACGATCAAGGTGGGGTGGTTTGTACGTTATTACGGCGATTTCAAGATCGACGAGCGTGGCGCGCTGGTACTGGCCAAGCGCGACGGCACCGTTCTGGTCCGGCGCCCGTTCCTTGAGCAAGTGGTGGGTCGCAGCCTGGCCAGCAGCGAAATCTTCCGCAACCATTTGCCATATGCGTCGGAAGGGGTGGCCGAGGCAGTGGCAGTGGTCGATGGCACACCACGGCTGTATGCCTATCGCGCGCTGTCCAGCTACCCATTGGTGGTAGAAGCAGGCTTGTCGCGGGAGTCAATCGTCGCACCCTGGCGGCACGACGCGATCAAATCGGTGGCCGTGTTGCTGCTGTTGCTGGTGGGGCTGGCTGCATTTGGCGGCGTGGTACTGCGCCAGTTGCGCGAGCGCATTGTCATTGAGCGGGCATTGCACCAGGCGCACCAGACGCTGAAAGCCCTGGCCTTGACCGACAGCCTCACCGGGCTGGGTAACCGCCGGCGGCTCGATGCGGTTTTCGAGCCGGAGCTGCGCCGGGCACGACGCCAAGGCTACCCGCTGGCGCTGGTGATGCTCGACCTGGATTACTTCAAGGCCTACAACGACCGCTACGGGCACCCTGCGGGCGACCAGTGCCTGCGGCGCTTTGCCGAGGTGCTGCAACAGGCCTTGAAGCGGCCGGCCGACCTGGCGGTGCGCTACGGCGGCGAGGAATTCACCCTGCTGCTGCCTGATACCGATGGCCACGGGGCGCAACTGCTGGTGCAAGAGGTGCAACAACTGTTGCGTCGGCAACCGCTGGAACATGCCGGCAGCCCGTTGGGGCGAGTGTCGTTCAGTGCCGGGATAGCCGTGGGTGACCTGGCACGCGAGGGGGTGACAGCCGAGCGCCTGATGGCGGCAGCGGATGCGGCGTTGTACCAGGCCAAGCAGCAGGGCAGGGATGGTTATTGTGTGGCGCAAAGCGCGATGGTGGGCGCGGGTCAGTAA
- a CDS encoding DUF4142 domain-containing protein yields MSNLFIKRVGFSMVLGLASVHALAASSDDFVEAATEAGIAEVVTGNLAKEKSQNSEIKTFAQEMVTDHTKANQKLGDIARKLDISVPDEAAITDKVKKMILEWREESFDKSYINNQVDAHEKAVELFKKEAASSDKAELKAFASETLPKLEQHLKHAKALQAKHDK; encoded by the coding sequence ATGAGCAATCTCTTCATCAAGCGCGTCGGGTTCTCCATGGTGCTGGGCCTGGCATCGGTACACGCACTGGCGGCCAGTTCCGATGACTTTGTCGAGGCGGCCACAGAGGCCGGCATTGCCGAAGTGGTCACCGGCAACCTGGCCAAGGAAAAAAGCCAGAACAGCGAAATCAAGACATTCGCCCAGGAAATGGTCACTGACCATACCAAGGCTAACCAGAAACTGGGCGACATCGCCCGCAAGCTGGATATTTCCGTGCCCGATGAGGCGGCAATAACCGACAAGGTCAAAAAAATGATCCTGGAATGGCGAGAGGAGTCCTTCGACAAGTCGTACATCAACAACCAGGTCGACGCTCACGAAAAGGCGGTGGAGCTGTTCAAGAAGGAAGCGGCATCGTCAGACAAGGCTGAGCTGAAGGCCTTCGCCAGTGAAACCCTGCCCAAATTGGAACAGCATCTGAAGCACGCCAAGGCGCTTCAGGCCAAACACGACAAGTGA
- a CDS encoding DNA-binding protein, with amino-acid sequence MARGGINKVVVQQARQALIARGENPSIDAIRIELGNTGSKTTIHRYLKELNGQQPVAAEGGIALSDVLSRMVGQLATQLQDEADLRIEQAESTFTAQREQLEAQLAITQQALAAAHQQHQIDVAALAAESEKLLSTQSTLQAEQLRSASLNQSLGELQVRLADKDEQVKSLEDKHRHARDALEHYRTASREQREQEQRRHEAQLQQLQVEVRQLQQGLIVKQDELTRLHRDNERLLGEHRQAASACRAQDELLEQRDAQIQGLRTILAQAQGASEEMRRQLDVQAKSLEERRDLCAQQARQLLLLEEQLATRDAALKECQLQLSAAVGTP; translated from the coding sequence GCCAGGCGCTGATTGCCCGGGGCGAGAACCCCAGCATCGATGCCATACGTATCGAGCTGGGCAATACCGGCTCCAAGACCACGATTCACCGCTACCTCAAGGAGCTGAACGGCCAGCAGCCGGTAGCCGCCGAGGGCGGCATAGCATTGAGCGACGTGTTGAGCCGAATGGTTGGGCAACTGGCAACCCAGTTGCAGGACGAGGCCGACCTGAGGATCGAGCAGGCCGAAAGCACCTTCACCGCACAACGCGAACAGTTGGAAGCACAGCTGGCGATTACCCAACAGGCGCTGGCTGCCGCGCACCAGCAGCATCAAATTGATGTCGCCGCACTGGCCGCCGAATCGGAAAAACTGCTTTCCACCCAAAGCACGCTGCAAGCCGAACAGCTGCGCAGTGCCAGCCTCAACCAGTCGCTGGGCGAATTGCAGGTGCGCCTGGCCGACAAGGACGAGCAGGTGAAGTCACTGGAGGATAAGCACCGGCATGCCCGCGACGCGCTGGAGCACTATCGCACCGCCAGCCGCGAACAGCGTGAACAGGAACAACGCCGCCACGAAGCGCAACTGCAACAGCTGCAAGTGGAAGTGCGCCAACTGCAACAGGGCTTGATCGTCAAGCAGGACGAGCTAACCCGCCTGCACCGCGATAATGAGCGTTTGCTGGGTGAGCACCGTCAGGCGGCCAGCGCTTGCAGGGCACAGGATGAATTGCTGGAGCAGCGCGATGCGCAGATCCAAGGCTTGCGCACCATCCTGGCCCAGGCACAGGGCGCCAGCGAGGAAATGCGCCGGCAGCTGGATGTGCAGGCAAAAAGCCTGGAGGAGCGGCGCGACCTGTGCGCCCAGCAGGCTCGTCAGTTGCTGCTGCTTGAAGAGCAACTCGCCACGCGAGATGCGGCGTTGAAGGAGTGTCAGCTGCAATTGTCGGCCGCTGTGGGGACGCCATAA